From Pelmatolapia mariae isolate MD_Pm_ZW linkage group LG1, Pm_UMD_F_2, whole genome shotgun sequence, one genomic window encodes:
- the cln6a gene encoding ceroid-lipofuscinosis neuronal protein 6a → MQTVRKRQGKDLHLKSTPGVSKENVPQKKKQLFHFDLWLCLTVQNWILDFGRPIVMIILPLEWFPLNKPSAGDYFHMAYNVITPFLMLKLIERSPRVLSRTAVYLCIITFVMGASIHLVGDSINHRLILSGYQLHLSVRENPIIKDLKPASLIDSFELLYYYDEHLGHLMWYIPFFIILFIYFTGCFSSGEEQKKVPLAGWLLLGPSALYYWYLVTEGQITELFLLTFVAMVAMVIFQHHKGLGPDSNGLFLFYSFSVTVLLVALWVAYLWNDPVLRNKYPGLIYVPEPWSYYTLHIKKSH, encoded by the exons ATGCAGACTGTACGGAAGCGTCAAGGCAAGGATTTACACCTGAAGAG CACTCCTGGTGTTTCAAAGGAAAATGTGCCGCAGAAGAAAAAGCAGCTCTTCCACTTTGACCTGTGGCTGTGTCTCACTGTGCAGAACTGGATATTAGACTTTGGAAGGCCCATTGTTATG atcattcttCCTCTGGAGTGGTTTCCACTGAACAAGCCCAGTGCTGGAGACTACTTCCACATGGCCTACAATGTTATAACGCCATTCCTAATGCTCAAG CTGATTGAGCGCAGTCCGAGAGTGCTGTCTCGCACAGCCGTCTACCTGTGCATCATCACGTTCGTCATGGGAGCCAGCATCCACCTGGTGGGAGACTCCATCAACCACCGGCTCATCCTGAGTGGCTATCAGCTCCACCTATCAGTGAGGGAGAACCCCATCATCAAAGACCTTAAACCAGCTTCACTG ATTGACTCCTTTGAGCTGCTGTATTATTATGACGAACACCTGGGACACTTAATGTG gtaCATTCCTTTCTTTATCATTCTGTTCATCTACTTCACTGGTTGCTTCTCCAGTGGTGAAGAACAGAAAAAGGTTCCTCTTGCTGGTTGGCTGTTGCTGGGACCAAGCGCTCTCTACTATTG GTACTTGGTCACTGAAGGACAAATCACTGAACTTTTCCTCCTCACCttcgttgctatggttgctatggtgatatTCCAACATCATAAAGGACTTGGCCCCGACAGTAATGGTCTGTTCCTGTTCTATAGTTTCAGTGTTACTGTGCTGCTTGTGGCTCTGTGGGTGGCCTATCTGTGGAATGACCCAGTGCTACGCAACAAGTACCCCGGGCTCATTTATGTGCCGGAGCCTTGGTCCTACTACACTTTGCATATAAAGAAGAGCCACTGA
- the calml4a gene encoding calmodulin-like protein 4a has protein sequence MAKFLTQAQINEYKECFSLYDKNQNGKINNKDLITVMRCLGTSPTPGEIRRHLQVHKIEKSAEVDFSTFLSIMHRQIQQEDPKVEILEALKMTDKQKKGYIEASELRAKLTMLGEKLTNKEVDDLFREAHIKSNGIVKYEEFTAMLMLPPVDY, from the exons ATG GCTAAATTCCTCACACAAGCTCAGATCAATG AGTACAAAGAGTGCTTCTCATTGTATGACAAGAATCAAAATGGCAAGATAAATAACAAAGACCTGATCACAGTTATGCGCTGCCTGGGTACAAGCCCCACACCTGGTGAAATCAGGAGACATCTACAAGTCCACAAAATTG AAAAGTCTGCTGAGGTGGACTTCTCTACGTTCCTGTCAATAATGCACAGACAGATACAACAGGAGGATCCCAAAGTGGAAATCCTGGAGGCCTTGAAGATGACGGACAAGCAGAAGAAGGGATACATCGAGGCATCTGAGCTGCGGGCCAAGCTCACCATGTTAGGAGAGAAACTCACAAACAAAGAAG TGGACGACCTCTTCAGAGAGGCACACATCAAGTCAAATGGGATCGTCAAATACGAAGAGTTCACTGCGATGCTGATGCTGCCACCTGTtgattactga